A window of Trichocoleus sp. FACHB-46 genomic DNA:
GAATTGTAACAAGTTTTACCCCTCAACCCATGCTGACCCAGCCTGAGCAACGACCTGAACCCACCTGGCTAACTGTGATTCGGCTTTTGCGGTGGGATAAACCAGAAGGACGCTTGATCCTCATGCTTCCGGCGTTGTGGGCGGTGTTTCTGGCGGCACGGGGTACACCCCCACTTCTCCTAGTCGGCGTGATCATCTTAGGCAGTTTGGCGACCAGTGCAGCTGGCTGTGTGGTGAATGATCTCTGGGACCGCAATATTGACCCCAAAGTGCAGCGCACCCGCAACCGTCCCCTAGCTTCCCGTGCCCTCTCCGTTAAAACGGGATTCGTGGTGCTACTGGTTTCCTTGCTTTGTGCCTGGGGCTTAGCCCTGTACCTCAACCCTTTGAGTTTTTGGCTCTGCGTTGCAGCCGTTCCAGTCATCCTGTTATATCCCTCGGCCAAGCGGGTGTTCCCGGTCCCCCAACTGGTTCTCTCGATCGCCTGGGGTTTCGCGGTGCTAATTAGCTGGAGCGCCGTCACGGGACGCTTAGAATTCCCTGCCTGGCTGCTATGGGGAGCCACCGTCCTTTGGACACTAGGCTTCGATACCGTTTACGCCATGCCCGATCGCGAAGACGATCGCCGCATTGGAGTCAACTCCAGTGCCTTATTTTTTGGCCCTAGAACTGCCTCCGCAATCGGTCTGTTCTACATCGGCACAGCTCTACTGCTGGCTTGGCTGGGCTTAGAGATGCAACTGCACTTCAGCTTTTGGCTCACTTGGGCGATCGCAGTAGCAGGTTGGACTTGGCAATCAATCCGCCTCCGCCAAAACCATCTCCCCCCAGCCACCTACGGCCAAATGTTCCGCCAAAACGTCTGGTTAGGATTTATCTTGCTGGCAGGCATGGTCGCAGGCGCAATCCTATAGGGTGCGTTGTAACGCACCGCTCTAATTTACCGCCCACATGCCATTCAAGTAGCCTCCCGTTCCAATAAAATCGTCACGGGACCATCATTCTCGATCGCGACTTCCATCATGGCTCCAAATTTTCCGGTTTCCACCTTGAGGCCACTTTGGCGGAGCTTAGCGACAAATTGCTCATAGAGTTGTTCGGCGATCGCGGGGGCAGCTGCTTGGTCAAAGGATGGGCGGCGGCCTTTGCGGCAGTCTCCATACAGCGTGAACTGGCTGACCACTAATAACTCACCCCCGATTTCTTGCACCGATTGCTCAAAGCGGCCATTGCCACTTTCCGAGTCAGGGAATAATCTCAGCTCCAGGCATTTCCGGGCCATCCAATCGAGTTCGGTTTCCGTGTCGGTGCTAGAAATCCCGACTAAAAGATTCAATCCTCGGCCAATCTTGCCGATCACTTGACCTGCAACCGTAACTTGAGAAGATTTAACTCGCTGAATCACCACTCGCATAGTTTTAGATAGAACGGTATTTTTCCTGCCGCGATCACCTTTGG
This region includes:
- a CDS encoding 4-hydroxybenzoate solanesyltransferase, whose translation is MLTQPEQRPEPTWLTVIRLLRWDKPEGRLILMLPALWAVFLAARGTPPLLLVGVIILGSLATSAAGCVVNDLWDRNIDPKVQRTRNRPLASRALSVKTGFVVLLVSLLCAWGLALYLNPLSFWLCVAAVPVILLYPSAKRVFPVPQLVLSIAWGFAVLISWSAVTGRLEFPAWLLWGATVLWTLGFDTVYAMPDREDDRRIGVNSSALFFGPRTASAIGLFYIGTALLLAWLGLEMQLHFSFWLTWAIAVAGWTWQSIRLRQNHLPPATYGQMFRQNVWLGFILLAGMVAGAIL
- the dtd gene encoding D-aminoacyl-tRNA deacylase — protein: MRVVIQRVKSSQVTVAGQVIGKIGRGLNLLVGISSTDTETELDWMARKCLELRLFPDSESGNGRFEQSVQEIGGELLVVSQFTLYGDCRKGRRPSFDQAAAPAIAEQLYEQFVAKLRQSGLKVETGKFGAMMEVAIENDGPVTILLEREAT